TCGACAGGTAGTACCCCACGCTGCTGTAGGCAGCCGTGGCATTCCCTTGGTTGACGATGTAGCAGGCCAGGTTCAGCACGTTGCCGGGCGCGGTGCTCGTTGGGCTAACGGCTGGCTGCTGAATCAGCAAATCCACCGACGGTGGTACCACGTTCAGGTACACGCTCGACACGTTGTTGGTTTCGTTGCTTTCGTTTACCACGTTTTGGTAATCGGCCACAAACAGCACGTAATAGGCGCCGGCCGTAATGGTTGCTGGCAGCTGCACGTAGCTGGTGCGGCTGCTGTAGTTGCCCACGGTCAGGCTGCTGCCCGTTGAGTTACCCAACAGCACGTCGGCAGCATCCAGGCTGGCGTCGGTCGAGAGGTAGTAGCCGATGTTGCTGCTGGTAGCCGTGGTACCCGACAGATTGTAGATGGAGCTGTACAAGGACAGGCTGTTGCCAGGCACCACCGATACCGGCGACACCGAAGCTCCCTGAATAGCCAGATCAGGCTGCGGCACGGTCGTTACGCAGGAAATATCTGCGCTGAAGCCGCTGTAGCCGCTGGCGTAGTAGTCGGTGGCGAAGCGCACCGTGAGGCTACCGCTGGTGCTGGTACCGTACACCGTGCCCGGGCTGTAGTAGTCGTAGTACGTACCGATGATGGGCGACGAAGTAGTGGCTCCGTCATAAATCGTCAGCCGGTCGTAGTAGCCCACGGAGAAGGTGTTGAATTGCAGCTTCACCTTGTTGCCCGCCGTGGCCGGGTTGATGGTTACCGAACCATCGGCGTTGGGGCTGTAATTGCCCGCCGCGCCACCATTGTCGTAGAGGACGCCGCTGCAGGTGGTAATAGCCGTGTTGCCCGTAGTGGGCAGGGTGTAGGTCTGGGCCGTTGCTCGGCTGCTCCAGCACACCAATAAAGCCACCAGCAAAGTCAGCCAAGCGGGCCGGGCTGTCAGGGGGCGGACAGGGAACGAGTAGTTTTTTGTCATACAACAGGTTTAGGAAATAGACTTAGAAAAAGCTTGCGCAAAGAGCCAAAAAGGCCTTTTGCGCCGGTCGGGGTAAGCAAAAGTCAAGTAAAGCGGCGCGCCTGGGCTCAGCCGTTTGGGTGGCAGAGAGAAACTACTCTTGCTCCTGCGGAACCAGGATAAAAACGTCTTCGCCGGGGCGCTTCATAATGTATTTCTCCCGGGCAAACTTCTCCAGGAGTTCGGGGCTGCTGAGCAGCTCGGCCCGGTCTTTCTTTACCAGGTCAATGTTATTAAGGTAATATTCCTTTTCCGCCTGCAGCTCCCGCCACTTGGCATACATATCATACTGCTTGACTAAATCGTTGGCATCGAACACCAGCATCCAGACCAGAAAGGCGGAACCGGCCAGAAAGTAAAAGCTGCGCAAAAACCGCGGAACCCGCTGAAATACTTGTAATAACTGCATAGCACTCAAAGATAAAGCAAAGGCCCCGGTCTGCATGCAGACCGGGGCCTTTAAATTTTACGCGTAGCCGTGGAATTGTCCAACAACTACCTCGTCACTACATCTTGCGGCCGGGGAAGTAGGCAATTTCGCCCAGTTCTTCCTCGATGCGCAGCAATTGATTGTACTTAGCCATCCGGTCGGAGCGCGAAGCTGAGCCGGTTTTGATCTGGCCGGTATTCAGGGCCACAGCCAGGTCGGCAATGGTATTGTCCTCGGTTTCGCCCGAACGGTGGCTCATGATGCTCTTGTAGCCGTTGCGGCGGCCCAGGTTGATGGCATCAATGGTTTCGGTGAGCGTACCAATCTGGTTTACCTTGATCAGGATGGCGTTGGCAATCTGCTCGTCGATACCGCGCTGCAGGCGCTGCACGTTGGTTACGAACAGGTCGTCGCCCACCAGCTGGGTGGTGCTGCCGATGCTGGTGGTCAGGTTTTTCCAACCGGTCCAGTCGTCCTCGTCCATACCATCCTCGATGCTGATGATGGGGTACTTCTTGGTCCAGTCGGTCCAGTAGGCTACCATTTCGTCGGAGGTCAGCTTGTCGCCGGTGCTCTTCTTGAAGTGGTAGTGCGTGCCGTCGTAGAACTCGGAAGCGGCGGCGTCCATAGCAATCATCACGTCGTCGCCGGGCTTGTAGCCGGCCGTTTCGATGGCCTGGAGCACAATCTTGATGGCGTCCTCGTTGGATTTGATGTTCGGTGCAAAGCCGCCTTCGTCGCCCACGTTGGTGCTGAAGCCCTGCTTTTTGAGCACGTTCTTCAGGTGGTGGAAGATTTCGGTGCCCCAGCGCAGGGCTTCCGAGAAGGATGATGCGCCCACGGGCATAATCATGAACTCCTGGAAGTCGATGCTGTTGTCGGCGTGCGAGCCGCCGTTGAGGATGTTCATCATCGGCACGGGCAGCGTGGTAGCGCCTACACCGCCTACGTAGCGGTAGAGGGGCATACCGGCTTCCTGGGCAGCAGCCCGGGCAATGGCCAGCGAGGCCCCCAGAATGGCATTGGCACCCAGGTTCGCCTTGTTGGGCGTCCCGTCGATTTCGAGCATGATCTTGTCGAGCAGGCCTTGCTCAAACACCGAGAAGCCCAGCAGCTCTTCGGCAATCTTGCTGTTCACGTTTTCCACGGCCTTCAGCACGCCCTTGCCCATGTACTTCGACTTGTCGTCGTCGCGCAGCTCCACGGCTTCGTGCTTGCCCGTGCTGGCCCCCGACGGCACGGCGGCACGGCCCACAACGCCGGATTCCGTGGTTACATCTACTTCGACGGTCGGATTACCGCGCGAATCAAAAATCTGCCGGGCATGGATGGCTGATATAATGCTCATGTTGAAAAGAATTGTGGTGAGGAATTCGTTTCCGCAGCCGCCGAACCTAGACCTAGGCCCCACATCCGGCTGCGGGGCCGAAAGGTAAGGAATTCACCCAGTACGCTCCTACCCTTCCAGCCACTTCCGAAACTCGGGCGTTTGGGCCGCACTGGTTTGCAGCACGGCGGTGCTGTGCCGGATTTTGATGCTCAGTCGGTTGTTGAAGTACGGCTCGGCCTTCTCCACGAAACTGATGTTGACTAGCTCCGAGCGGTTGAGGCGAAAGAAGCGGCCAGGGTCGAGTTGGCGCTCCAGCTCCGTGAGCGTGCCGATGAGCGGATAGCGGCTGCCGGCTTTGTCCACGGCAAACACCACGCCTTCATCGGCCTGCAGGTAGGCTACATCATCCGTCTGGAGCACGTAGAGGCCCTGGCGCATGCGCACCGAAAAGCGCTGCTTGTAAGCGGGCTGGGCTCCCTGGCGCAGGGCGTGGCTTAGAGCTTCCAACACTTCCCCACTTAGCGTGGGCGCGTTTGGCGGGGCAAAGCTCCGTTGCAGGCTGTGGTACTTGGCCAGAGCTTCCTCCAGCTGAGCGTAAGTGTAGGGCTTGAGCAGGTAGGCAATGCCACTGGCCCGGAAGGCAGGCAGCAGAAACTGGTCGTAGGCCGTGGTAAAGATGATCGGGCAGGTCACCCGGAACTGTTCGTAGAGGCCAAACACATTGCCGTCGAGCAGCTCGATGTCGGAGAAAATCAGGTCGGGCATAGGGTTAGCCTGCAACCAAGCCAGGGCCTTTTCTACCCCACGCAGCACCGGCGGAGCCTCGGCCGCCAGCCCGGCCTGGGCCAGAAAGCGGATCAGCTGCTGGGCCGCCGGCTCTTCGTCTTCCAGAATGAGAATGCGCATGAATGAGGGGAAATAACCAGGATAAGTAAGCCACGGGATACTAGCTCCGGACAGCCTTAGAGGCGGACATTACTATGTCCGGAGCAAAACATAACTATGTTTTGGGTAAAACATAGTTATGTTTCTACAACCGGGTGCTGCGACTATTTGCATCCGCCACCGTATTTTCCGGCTGTGGCAGCTTACCAGCGGGTTGAGCCATTGCCAGCAAGGGCACGGTCACAACGAACTCCGGCCCGGCGCCTTGCACAGTAATGGCCTGCCCGGTCAGGAGTAGGTACCGCTCCCGTAGATTAGCCAACCCGGTACCAGTCGAGTCGACGGCGGTGCGCTTGGGGCGGCGTGGGTGGCGCACCGTCAGGTGGGTTTCAGAGGCCTCGATGGTGATGATAAGCGGGTCCTCGTCGTCGCCGGCGTTGTGCTTGATGGCGTTTTCGAGCAGCAGCTGCAGGGTACCAGGCACTACCAGCAGCTGACCCAGGGCCGCCGGCTCGGGCAGTTGCTGCCGAAAGCAGTAGGCCGTTCCGAAGCGGTGACGCAGCAGGTACACGTACTCGTCGGCAAAGCGCAGCTCATCGGTCAGGGACACGAAGTCCTCATCTTTGTGGCGAATCAGGTAGCGGTAGAGCTCGGCAAAGTGAGTCAGGTACTCGTCGGCCGCCACGGGGTCGTGCTGAATCAGGCCGCGCAGCACGTTGAGGTTATTAAACAAAAAGTGCGGGTCAATTTGGGCTTTGAGGTTGCGCAGCTCACTTTCGGCGTGGGCCTTCTGGGCCAGGATTAGCCGCTGCTGCACGTCGAAGTAGCGTTTACCGGTCAGCAGGACCGCCAGCATGCCGTAGCTGAAGGCGTGACGAATGATGCTGTGCACCAGTTGCAACGGGCTTACTGGTACGAGCTGGTTCAGAATGAGACTGTACCCGTAGTTGTAGAGCAAGCCGCTAGCCAGCAGAAAAACCAGCAGTAACCCCAGAGCCCGTAGCCGGTAGCGGGGCGTCAGCAGGTTGGGCAGCAACCCGAACACAATGGCAAACACCGCCGCCGAGTCCAACACCACCGTGTAGACCATGCCGGCCATGGCTCGTGGCCCGGCGAACTGCTGCCAGTAGGTAGGCAGAATTACCGCCGTAGCCACGGGCCAGTACGCGGCCACAGTCAGCAAATCGGAGCGGGAAGGACGGGCAAGCAGCATAGGACGCAGGTGAGTAAGCCAGGCAGAATGGCGAGCCGGAAGTTGGCATTCTTTGCTTATATCTGCACCACCCTGCCCCACTTGCGGCCGCAGGTTTACTGCTACCGGGTAGGCACCCCCAGCCAGTGCTGCGCAGAATGCCTGCACGAAACTAAACATAGGCCGCTCAGGGTCGCAGGGGTTGCACAGCCTTGGAGTCGCGCACCAGCACTAGGTACTGCACGTAAGCGGCGGCTGGCAGCTTCGGGTCGAACTGCATCTGCTGCGTCGCCGGGATGCCCGGCGCGTACGTCACCCGAATCGGCTGGCGGGTGCTAGCGGCTCCCGGTGCGTCGAGGCGGAAGAGCGTGGTGCTGCCTGGCGTAGTCTGGGCCTTAAGCTCCTCCATGCCTCCGATGACTGTCAGCGGCCCATCGTGGTTAAACTTGTTGGTCTTGCCGTACACCTGCCCTTTCGTTTGCCAGGGTGCCGGCAAGCCACTATTAGGGTACAGCATCTCACAGCCTGAAAAGACGCACATCACCGATACTACCTTATCATGCACTGGCAAGCTACTCTGCCGCACCATGGCTGCAAATGTCGAGTAGCCACCCTGCAAGGGGCTTTGCAATACATGCGCCAAGCCCCACATGCCATACATTTTCTCGCCAGCTCGCCACTTGGTCTGGCTCAAGGCTTGGAAGTTGGCGAAGATACTCTGCTCCCGCCCCAGACCGTCGGCGCGGTACGTGAGGTTCTTGAGCAGGTGTAGCACCGGCTCATACGAGGCGCCCAGGCTCAGACGGTACGACTTTGGGTGCAGCTTCAGTTCGGTAATAGTACGTCGGGCTACCGCTGCCAATAATGAGGTGGCCGGCTGCCGCATTAAGGCATTGAGGGAGTCTCCTTTCTGGAACAGCACAGCCGAATACCCTTTTTTATGCAACAAGTACCGCAGGTAATCAGCGGCCAGTGGTAAGTCTTGCACCTCATCAATACCCACAAACTCCAGCCTGCGTTTCTCCGGCAGCGTCTGGTTCAGCTCACGCAGCTTCCGAAACTTGTTCAACAGGTCCTTGTTGGCCCACTGCGACTCAGCTTGCACCCAACTCCGAAACACCAACTGCAACGTACTATCGTTGCCGGTGTGCAAGTACTGATTCAGGTAGTCGGCCTTGGCGCAGTCAAACTCCCCAACGTAGTACCGCACGCCGGCCCGCTGGTTCAGGTGCTTAAACAGCTCAAAGTCCACTTCCTGCGGCCGAGCCACACCGTGTGCTTCGCCCAGTAAGAATAATTGATTGTCATAAAATGCCTCAGCAAACAGCGCAAAGCTGGGAGTTCCTTCCTTTGGCAGTTCTTCCTTAGCAACCCCGGCAAATACGCTAGTTGATGCGCCTGGCTCAAGTGTCTGGGCATGTGAAGCGCTGGCACAGATCATGGTCAAAGCGCCCACGACAAGGGCATGGCGGATAACAGTAAGGAGCGAAGGCATAAACAGAAGTTGGCTAGAAGTGGAACAGATGCTTCAAAGCACGTCTTCCTCCTCCACTGCCCCTACCCTATTCTCCCCAACTGCCGCAAATACCCCACGAACTGCCGCAAAAATCCATCGACTGCTTATTCCGGCAAGCACAAAAAAAGGGACGTACCGCCCGGCACGTCCCTTTTTATATTGAATCGCTCGAAAACTACGAAGCAGCTTCTTCGCTAGCCTCGTCGCGAGTTTCGCCTTCTTTCAGCGTTTCGGTTGGAGCATCCGTAGCGGCAGCAGCCTCTTCGCTTACCACGGCAGCCGGAGCAGCGGTAGTAGCTTCAGCGGCCGGAGCAGCAGCCTCAGCACCCGACTTCTTCTTGCCGCGTGAGCGACGAGTCGTAGCCTTGGCTTCGCCGGCCGACTTAGCTTCCAGCAGCGTTTCGTTGTAGTCCACCAGCTCGATGATGCACACCTCGGCGTTGTCGCCCAGACGGTTGTCGCTCAGCTTGATGATGCGGGTGTAACCGCCGGGACGGGTAGCAATTTTAGCGGCTACCGAGTCATACAGCTCCTTAATCGACTCCTTGTTCTGCAGCGTAGCGAATACGGTACGACGCGAGTGCGTCGTGTCGCTCTTCGACTTGGTCAGCAGGGGCTCTACAAACTTGCGCAGGGCTTTAGCCTTGGCCACCGTAGTGGTCAGACGCTTGTGCAGAATCAGCGACGAAGCCATGTTCGACAGCATCGCGTTGCGGTGGGAGGTGGTACGACCGAGGTGGTTGATTTTCTTACCGTGTCTCATTGGTTAGTGCTTCTCAGCAGGAATGTGTGTGCTTGCGTAGGATGACCACGGCGGGCTGCCAGTTAGTTAGGCAGCCTCATTAGAACCATCCTACCTCGGGCACACTGGTGAAAAAGTGTAAATGAAGTATGCAAAGAAATAGGCTGATTGCTGCAGGCCAACGAGTACGTCAGCGTAGCGGCAATCAGCCTATTGGGGTATGCTAGTCTTCGTCGAGGCGGTACTTGCCCAGGTCCATCCCGAAGGTCAGACCTTTTTCCTCTACGAGGTTTTCGAGTTCGGTCAGCGACTTCTTACCGAAGTTGCGGAACTTCATCATATCGCTCATGTCCAGCTGCACCAGTTCGCCCAGCGTCTTGATGTCAGCAGCCTTGAGGCAGTTGTAAGCGCGTACGCTCAGATCCATATCCGCCAGCGGCGTCTTCAGAACCTTGCGCATGTGCAGCGTCTCTTCGTCTACCGTCTCTTCTTCCTCGGCTTTAGCCGTTTCGAAGGTCATGGTGTTGTCCGAGAACAGCATGAAGTGTTGAATCAGAATGTTGGCCGCACCTTTCAGCGCGTCCTCGGGGTGAATCGAACCGTCGGTCTGAATCTCGATGAGGAGCTTCTCGTAGTCGGTTTTCTGCTCTACCCGGGTATTCTCAATGCTATACTTCACGTTCTTAATAGGCGTGAAGATGGCATCAATGGCAATTTGCCCAAACACCTGGTCGGCAGGCTTATTCTCCTCGGCCGGTACGTAGCCACGGCCTTTCTGAATCGTAAATTCAAATTCCAACTCCACCGAAGGATCAACGTTGCAGATAACCATATCTGTGTTGAGTACTTCGAAGCCAGTCGTGAATTTGTTGATATCACCAGCCGTGAACGTCTCCTGGCCCTTAATACGGACCGTGATTTTGTCCTCGATGGCGTCGCTCACCTTCTTGAAGCGAACCTGCTTTAGGTTCAGAATGATTTCGGACATGTCCTCAATCACGCCTTCAATCGTCATGAACTCGTGCAGCACACTGGAAGTGCGGACCGACGTGATGGCATAGCCCTCCAGCGACGACAGCAGGATACGGCGCAATGCGTTGCCGATCGTGACGCCGTAGCCTTTCTCCAGCGGTTTAAATTCAAATGTTCCGTAGAAGTCGTCGGATTTCTCCATCACTACTTTCTCCGGCATTTGAAAAGCTAAGATTGACATAAGTGGGGCTTTAAAAATACAACAAGGAAAAAACGAAGTAAGAACCCGACCATAAGCCGGGTTCCAGTAATTACTTCGAGTAAAGCTCGACGATGAGCTGCTCCGTGATTTTCTCCGGAATCAGGTCACGTGAGGGGGCGTTCAAGAACTTGCCCACCAATTCCTTGCCGTCCCACTCCAGCCACGAGAAAGCACGCGAGTTGCGGGCGCTCAGGCTGGTGGTAATAGCTTCCAGAGACTTCGACTTTTCGCGAACACCTACTACGTCACCAGCGCGGAGCTTGTACGAAGCAATGTTGACTACTTCACCGTTCACCGTGATGTGCTTGTGCAACACCAACTGGCGAGCAGCGCGACGGGTTGGAGCAATGCCAAAACGATACACCGTATTGTCCAAACGCGACTCGAGCAGAGCCAGCAGGTTGTCGCCGGTGATGCCGGGCAGAGTAGCTGCTTTGTGGAACAGGTTTTCGAATTGCTTCTCCAGTACACCGTACATGTACTTTACTTTCTGCTTCTCCATCAGCTGCACCGCGTATTCCGACTGCTTCTTGCGGCGGCCACGGCCGTGCTGGCCTGGAGGATAGTTCTTTTTGTTGAGTGCCTTGCTTGGGCCGAAGATTGGCTCTGCGAAGCGACGGGCAATCTTGGTTTTAGGACCAGTATAACGTGCCATTTCGGGGTATTTGAGTTTTGCAGGGGTTGAACCACGCGTGTCGGGCCTCTCGGATGCGACCTACCCGCAGGGCAAGCCGGATCGGAAACCCGACACAGGGGCGAACCAAATGGTTCGCGAGTTCAGTATATCAGACGCGACGACGCTTAGGAGGACGGCAGCCGTTGTGGGGCAGCGGGGTCACGTCGCGGATGGTGGTTACCTCAATGCCCACGTTCTGGAGGGTACGGATAGCCGACTCACGGCCTGCACCCGGACCTTTCACGAATACTTCGGCTTTGCGCATGCCCAGATCATGGGCCACTTTGGCGCAATCCGTAGCTGCCATCTGGGCAGCGTAGGGCGTGTTCTTCTTAGAACCTTTGAAACCCATCTTACCAGCCGACGCCCAGGAAATAACCTGACCATTGTTGTTGGTGATGGAGATGATGATGTTATTGAAGGAAGCCTTGATGTGAATCTGGCCTACCTGCTCAACAACGACAACGCGCTTTTTGGCTTTGTCTTTTCTCTTTTGTGCCATTTGGTTATCGCAAAAAACTGCGGAAGGTGTTGAAGCCGGTTCAGAGTCCTGAACCGGCTTCGATTCCCGCTACAATTTATTTAGTAGCTTTTTTCTTGTTGGCAACGGTTTTCCGTTTGCCTTTGCGCGTGCGCGAGTTGTTCTTGGTACGCTGACCACGAACTGGCAGACCTTTGCGGTGACGCAGACCCCGATAGCAACCGATGTCCATCAGACGCTTGATGTTCAGCTGCACTTCCGAGCGCAGAACACCTTCAGTCTTAACTTCGGCAGCAATGATGCTGCGGATTTCGCCAGCTTCTGCTTCCGTCCAATCCTTTACTTTCTTGTTCAGGTCGATGCCGGCCTTGGTCAAGATTTTCTGTGCGGAAGGACGGCCGATGCCGAAAATGTAGGTCAGCGCGATTTCACCGCGCTTGTTGTCCGGGATATCTACCCCTGCAATACGAGCCATTTGCTTTTGTAAAAAGTCTGGTGCTACTAACCCTGACGCTGCTTGAAGCGGGGGTTCTTTTTGTTGATGACGTACAGCTTGCCGTTGCGGCGAACCAGCTTACAGTCAACACTGCGTTTCTTGACCGAGGTTTTGACTTTCATGTCGTCGGGTTATTTGTAACGGTAAACAATTCGGCCCTTCGACAAGTCGTAAGGGGACATTTCCAGCTTCACCTTATCGCCCGGCAGGATTTTGATGTAGTGCATTCGCATTTTGCCCGAAATGTGAGCAACGAGCTGGTGACCGTTTTCCAATTCCACGCGAAACATGGCGTTTGAAAGGGCTTCCAGAATGACTCCGTCCTGTTCAATGGAGGATTGTTTGGCCATAAGGCTACTGTAAGGCTTTTTCTATGTATTCAAAGGAAGTGAGAATCTCCGCTTTGTCTTTTCGTACTACAACCGTGTGCTCAAAGTGCGCCGAAGGCTTGAAGTCCTTGGTCCGGATAGTCCAACCATCCTTTTCCTGAACTACGCTCTTCGTTCCCAAATTCACCATAGGCTCGATGGCTAAAACCAAGCCCTCTTGTAGCTTAAGTCCCGCCCCACGTTTGCCGTAGTTAGGAACTTCTGGCCGTTCGTGGAGTTTCTGACCAATTCCGTGGCCAACAAGTTCCCGCACTACTCCATAACCTTGTTTTTCAACGTGGTTTTGGATGGCATATCCCAGGTCGCCCATTCGGTTGCCTGCCACTGCCTGGTCAATGCCCAGATACAATGACTTTTTGGTTTCTTCCAGAAGTTTGAGCACTTCTGGTGCCACCTCCCCTACTGGGTAAGTGTAGGCACTATCGGCATGGTAGCCGTTCAACAAGACTCCGCAGTCTACCGAAACAACATCTCCGCTTTTGAGCTGATAGTCACTCGGGAAACCATGCACCACGACTGAGTTAGGCGAGATGCAGAGACTATATTCAAAACCATTATACCCTTTAAAGGAGGGTAGCCCGCCATGGTCCCGGATGAATTCTTCCGCACGCTGATCAAGGGCACGCGTCGTAATTCCTTCCTTAATCATGCCCGCGACTTCTCCATGGGCTTGAGCCAGCACTTTCGCGCTGGCCCGGATGAGTTCTATTTCTTCTTCGGTCTTGTAGATAACCATGACCGAATTAGGATGCCAGCGCTACGTTCTGGGTAGAACGGCCACGCAGCTTGCCCGTCTTCATCATGCCATCGTAATGACGCATAAGCAAGTAGCTTTCCACCTGGTTAAGCGTATCCAGTACTACACCTACCATGATGATCAGCGAAGTACCGCCATAGAAAGCAGAGAAAGGACGCGTAACACCAGCCAGCAAAGCAAGGGCCGGGAAGATGGCAATCAGGGCCAGTACAATTGCACCAGGCAGCGTGATATGCGTCAAAATCTCGTCGATGTGCTCTGAAGTATCGCGCCCAGGCTTCACGCCAGGAACGAAACCACCACTGCGCTTCAGGTCATCCGCAATTTGATTGGGGTTAACGCTGATAGCCGTGTAGAAGTAAGTAAAGACGATGATAAGCGTTGCGAAAACCAGATTGTATTGCCAAGAGGTGTAGTCCGAAAACTTCTGACCAACTGCCGCAGCAAAATCACTATCGGCTTGCCAAACAGAAGCAACAATTGCCGGTACGAACATTAGCGACTGAGCGAAGATGATCGGCATAACGCCGGCTGCATTCACTTTCAGCGGAATGAACTGACGTTGGGCATTAAGTTGTGTAGTACCACCTACTTGCTTGGCATACTGAACCGGAATCCGGCGTACAGCCTGCGTCAGCACGATTACGGCCATTACTACTAAGAACAGCACTACTAGTTCAATCAAAAAGATCAACGAGCCGCGCATGCCTTTAGCAGCTGCCTCCCCAATAATAGCACCGGGGAAACGGGATACAATCCCGATCATAATGATCATGGAAATACCGTTACCTATGCCTTTATCCGTAATCTTTTCACCAAGCCACATGCAAAACAGCGTTCCGGCCGTGATGATAAGCATAGTGGAAAAAGTAAAGAAAGGGCCTGGAGCAATGATAGCTTCCGCGTTGATAGTAGCAATAAAGCCGATAGACTGAGCCATTACAATCGGAATTGTGAGAATCCGAGTATACTGGTTAATCTTCTTCCGACCTGATTCACCTTCCTTCTGCAGCTTCTGGAAGTAAGGAACTGCAATAGTGAGCAGTTGCAATACAATCGAGGCTGAGATGTAGGGCATGATACCCAAAGCAAAGATCGAGGCGTGACTGAATGCGCCGCCGAGCAGCGTATCCAGAATACCGAACAGACCTTCAGCGCCACCCTGCTTCAAACGCGACGCGTCGACGCCGGGGAGTACCACATAGGAACCCAGCCGATAGATGGCAATGAAAAAAAGCGTATTGAAGATCCGCGTACGCAGATCTTCAATCGCAAAAATGTTCTTTATCGTTTCGATAAACTTTTTCATCGCCGATAAGACTTTACAGCGTCACAGCTTTACCACCAGCTTTCTCGATGGCTTCGATAGCCGACTTCGAGAATGCATGGGCATGTACTTCCAGAGCAGTGGTAACTTCCCCACGACCCAGGATTTTGATTTTAGCGTTCTTGGAAACCAAGCCAGCCGATACGAAGTAAGCAACGTCCATAGTGGAAGTGCTGTTCTTTTCGTTGAGGCTGGTCAGAGCATCCAAATTGATGCCTTTGTACTCCACGCGGTTGATGTTCTTGAAGCCGAACTTCGGAACACGGCGCTGCAGTGGCATCTGGCCACCTTCGAAGCCAGACTTCTTGGAGTAACCCGAACGAGACTTTTGACCTTTGTGACCACGCGTCGACGTGCCGCCGCGGCCGGAACCCGTACCACGACCCAAGCGCTTGTTGGTGCGCGTTGAGCCTACGGCGGGTGATAGATTGCTGAGATTCATATCGAGGGGAATCCTAGAGTTCAGTTACTTCCAAGAGGTGCTGCACAGCGGCTACCATACCGGCAACCTGAGGCGTATTTTCTACGGCCTTCGTGCTACCGATTTTACCGAGGCCCAGGGCCTTAACGGTACGTTTTTGACGCTCAGGGCGGTCAATAACGCTTTTCACGAGTTTGATTTGGATCTGCGCCATCGCTGCTTAACCGTTAAAAACTTGGGCCAGAGTGATACCGCGCTGCTGAGCAATCTGCATCGGGTCGCGCATCTTCAGCAGAGCGTCGAAGGTAGCTTTAACTACGTTGTGAGGGTTCGAAGAACCTTTCGACTTAGCCAGTACGTCCTTAATACCAGCGCTTTCAAATACAGCGCGCATAGCACCACCAGCAATTACGCCGGTACCAGCCGCGGCGGGCTGCACCAGAACGAAACCACCGGAATATTTGCCTTCCATCACGTGGGGAACCGTGTGCTTGTACAGCGGCACTTTCACCAGGTTCTTTTTAGCGTCGTCGATGCCTTTGGCAATAGCGTCGGTAACTTCGTTGGCTTTGCCGAGGCCGTAACCTACG
Above is a genomic segment from Hymenobacter cellulosivorans containing:
- the rpmD gene encoding 50S ribosomal protein L30, whose product is MAQIQIKLVKSVIDRPERQKRTVKALGLGKIGSTKAVENTPQVAGMVAAVQHLLEVTEL
- the rpmJ gene encoding 50S ribosomal protein L36, with the translated sequence MKVKTSVKKRSVDCKLVRRNGKLYVINKKNPRFKQRQG
- the infA gene encoding translation initiation factor IF-1; protein product: MAKQSSIEQDGVILEALSNAMFRVELENGHQLVAHISGKMRMHYIKILPGDKVKLEMSPYDLSKGRIVYRYK
- the rpsM gene encoding 30S ribosomal protein S13, with product MARIAGVDIPDNKRGEIALTYIFGIGRPSAQKILTKAGIDLNKKVKDWTEAEAGEIRSIIAAEVKTEGVLRSEVQLNIKRLMDIGCYRGLRHRKGLPVRGQRTKNNSRTRKGKRKTVANKKKATK
- the rpsE gene encoding 30S ribosomal protein S5, which gives rise to MAEFNNNPRGGGNDRGGNDRRGGGNDRGGNRDQQAPRAGESDLKEKVVAINRVAKVVKGGRRFSFSAIVVVGDGNGTVGYGLGKANEVTDAIAKGIDDAKKNLVKVPLYKHTVPHVMEGKYSGGFVLVQPAAAGTGVIAGGAMRAVFESAGIKDVLAKSKGSSNPHNVVKATFDALLKMRDPMQIAQQRGITLAQVFNG
- the rpsK gene encoding 30S ribosomal protein S11, with translation MAQKRKDKAKKRVVVVEQVGQIHIKASFNNIIISITNNNGQVISWASAGKMGFKGSKKNTPYAAQMAATDCAKVAHDLGMRKAEVFVKGPGAGRESAIRTLQNVGIEVTTIRDVTPLPHNGCRPPKRRRV
- the map gene encoding type I methionyl aminopeptidase, with the protein product MVIYKTEEEIELIRASAKVLAQAHGEVAGMIKEGITTRALDQRAEEFIRDHGGLPSFKGYNGFEYSLCISPNSVVVHGFPSDYQLKSGDVVSVDCGVLLNGYHADSAYTYPVGEVAPEVLKLLEETKKSLYLGIDQAVAGNRMGDLGYAIQNHVEKQGYGVVRELVGHGIGQKLHERPEVPNYGKRGAGLKLQEGLVLAIEPMVNLGTKSVVQEKDGWTIRTKDFKPSAHFEHTVVVRKDKAEILTSFEYIEKALQ
- the rplO gene encoding 50S ribosomal protein L15 → MNLSNLSPAVGSTRTNKRLGRGTGSGRGGTSTRGHKGQKSRSGYSKKSGFEGGQMPLQRRVPKFGFKNINRVEYKGINLDALTSLNEKNSTSTMDVAYFVSAGLVSKNAKIKILGRGEVTTALEVHAHAFSKSAIEAIEKAGGKAVTL
- the rpsD gene encoding 30S ribosomal protein S4, yielding MARYTGPKTKIARRFAEPIFGPSKALNKKNYPPGQHGRGRRKKQSEYAVQLMEKQKVKYMYGVLEKQFENLFHKAATLPGITGDNLLALLESRLDNTVYRFGIAPTRRAARQLVLHKHITVNGEVVNIASYKLRAGDVVGVREKSKSLEAITTSLSARNSRAFSWLEWDGKELVGKFLNAPSRDLIPEKITEQLIVELYSK
- the secY gene encoding preprotein translocase subunit SecY, which encodes MKKFIETIKNIFAIEDLRTRIFNTLFFIAIYRLGSYVVLPGVDASRLKQGGAEGLFGILDTLLGGAFSHASIFALGIMPYISASIVLQLLTIAVPYFQKLQKEGESGRKKINQYTRILTIPIVMAQSIGFIATINAEAIIAPGPFFTFSTMLIITAGTLFCMWLGEKITDKGIGNGISMIIMIGIVSRFPGAIIGEAAAKGMRGSLIFLIELVVLFLVVMAVIVLTQAVRRIPVQYAKQVGGTTQLNAQRQFIPLKVNAAGVMPIIFAQSLMFVPAIVASVWQADSDFAAAVGQKFSDYTSWQYNLVFATLIIVFTYFYTAISVNPNQIADDLKRSGGFVPGVKPGRDTSEHIDEILTHITLPGAIVLALIAIFPALALLAGVTRPFSAFYGGTSLIIMVGVVLDTLNQVESYLLMRHYDGMMKTGKLRGRSTQNVALAS